The Myxococcota bacterium genome has a window encoding:
- a CDS encoding HAD family hydrolase, translated as MNTPKRAILFDFGGTLYDYRCFARAEAESLGQLARWAGVEAPVDRIARAHRDAMKRVFGGYRDREFYFHRDLFGDAVRDMLGQFDAAADDELLARYRRFQWECHRRDFALRPLVRETLAELRRRGLHLGMVSNIDDDQLDHLLDVAGVRSDFDAVLSSERARSCKPAAGIFQQALAHAGCAPGEALFVGDSLFHDVGGANGLGMTSVLIWHSDEREPPSDGPKPHHVIRRFPELLELVA; from the coding sequence GTGAACACGCCCAAGCGCGCCATCCTGTTCGATTTCGGCGGGACGCTCTACGACTACCGCTGCTTCGCGCGGGCGGAGGCCGAGAGCCTGGGTCAGCTCGCGCGCTGGGCCGGCGTGGAAGCGCCGGTCGACCGGATCGCGCGCGCGCACCGCGACGCGATGAAGCGCGTGTTCGGCGGCTACCGCGACCGCGAGTTCTACTTCCACCGCGACCTGTTCGGCGACGCGGTGCGCGACATGCTCGGGCAGTTCGACGCGGCGGCCGACGACGAGCTGCTGGCGCGCTACCGCCGCTTTCAGTGGGAGTGCCACCGGCGCGACTTCGCGCTGCGCCCGCTCGTGCGCGAGACCCTGGCCGAGCTGCGCCGCCGCGGGCTGCACCTCGGCATGGTGTCGAACATCGACGACGACCAGCTCGACCACCTGCTCGACGTGGCCGGCGTGCGGAGCGACTTCGACGCCGTGCTGTCGAGCGAGCGCGCGCGCTCGTGCAAGCCGGCAGCCGGGATCTTCCAGCAGGCGCTCGCGCACGCGGGCTGCGCGCCGGGCGAGGCGCTCTTCGTCGGCGACTCGCTGTTCCACGACGTGGGCGGCGCGAACGGGCTGGGCATGACCTCGGTGCTGATCTGGCACAGCGACGAGCGCGAGCCGCCGTCGGACGGGCCGAAGCCGCACCACGTGATCCGCCGCTTCCCGGAGCTGCTCGAGCTCGTGGCGTGA
- a CDS encoding TerB family tellurite resistance protein: MRALQKLLGLRGDGEDAARDTATVRRIAAELDALPPVEARFLAAFAFVLARVARADLEISGEETEQMLKLVREYSTLSEAQALLVVQMAKTQATALGGTENYLVTRQFKDMSNRAQRVDLLRCLFAVAAADQNISVVENTEITLIGEELGFSPTEIASVRAAYRDQLSVLKDMPE; encoded by the coding sequence ATGAGGGCGCTGCAGAAGTTGCTCGGGCTCCGCGGCGACGGCGAAGACGCCGCCCGCGACACCGCGACGGTGCGGCGCATCGCCGCCGAGCTCGACGCGCTCCCGCCCGTCGAGGCCCGCTTTCTCGCCGCGTTCGCGTTCGTGCTCGCGCGCGTGGCGCGCGCCGACCTCGAGATCTCCGGCGAGGAGACCGAGCAGATGCTGAAGCTGGTGCGCGAGTACTCGACCCTCTCCGAAGCGCAGGCGCTGCTGGTCGTGCAGATGGCCAAGACCCAGGCGACGGCGCTCGGCGGCACCGAGAACTACCTGGTCACGCGCCAGTTCAAGGACATGTCGAACCGCGCGCAGCGGGTGGACCTGCTGCGCTGCCTGTTCGCGGTGGCGGCGGCGGACCAGAACATCTCGGTCGTGGAGAACACGGAGATCACGCTGATCGGCGAGGAGCTCGGCTTCTCGCCGACCGAGATCGCCTCCGTGCGCGCGGCCTACCGCGACCAGCTGTCGGTGCTGAAGGACATGCCGGAGTGA